One stretch of Natronolimnobius baerhuensis DNA includes these proteins:
- a CDS encoding TIGR00341 family protein yields the protein MRHIQVTIPIGKRKALLALLDDEGIDYVVTDETSSREYDAVVSFPVPTNAVEPILDSLQDAGIDDDAHTVVLDAETVVSRQFDQLQEEYATETVEEEQISRQELLTRADELTPTFSVFLAMTVISAIVATVGLMLDSPAVVVGSMVIAPLIGPALSASIGTVVNDREVFMDGMRYQFTGVFGGIIAAAVVAWIFQSLFLVPPGAEITEIDEIAERIAPELLLLPVALGAGAAGILSLATGFSIAIVGVMIAAALVPPMAAAGIALAYGLPVAALGSTVLVLVNLLGVNLSGLLTLRYMGYRPNSWFEISTAHTKFVKQVAVFVAVITILSLFLAGTTFASYQVSEFEGTAAGEAESVLESEDALSLLEVEVEVHGGGFPLDRSLDATQQIDVVIIEVGGPPGAYDEGVVTTLEERINAHTSGETEVQVRFITTGGAELDQPTETDDDIPAT from the coding sequence ATGCGCCACATTCAGGTCACGATTCCGATTGGAAAGCGAAAGGCGCTGCTTGCTCTCTTAGATGACGAGGGAATCGACTACGTCGTGACCGATGAGACCAGTTCGCGCGAGTACGACGCGGTCGTCTCGTTTCCGGTGCCGACAAACGCTGTCGAGCCTATTCTCGACTCACTGCAAGACGCCGGGATCGACGACGACGCCCACACCGTCGTCCTCGACGCCGAAACCGTCGTCTCACGGCAGTTCGACCAACTTCAAGAAGAGTACGCCACCGAAACCGTCGAGGAGGAACAGATCTCGAGGCAGGAACTCCTGACTCGAGCGGACGAACTCACGCCGACGTTCAGCGTGTTCCTCGCGATGACGGTGATCAGCGCCATCGTCGCAACGGTTGGGCTCATGCTCGACTCGCCGGCCGTCGTCGTCGGCTCGATGGTGATCGCACCGCTGATCGGTCCTGCACTGAGTGCGTCGATTGGGACGGTCGTCAATGATCGCGAGGTGTTCATGGACGGGATGCGCTATCAGTTCACCGGCGTCTTCGGTGGGATCATCGCCGCAGCGGTCGTCGCGTGGATCTTCCAATCGCTGTTTCTCGTCCCGCCCGGCGCGGAGATTACCGAAATCGACGAAATAGCGGAGCGCATCGCCCCCGAACTGCTTCTGTTACCGGTCGCACTCGGCGCGGGCGCAGCGGGGATTCTCAGCCTCGCAACCGGCTTTTCGATTGCCATCGTCGGCGTGATGATCGCCGCCGCGCTCGTTCCGCCGATGGCCGCTGCCGGAATTGCCCTCGCCTACGGGCTACCCGTCGCCGCACTCGGCTCGACCGTCCTCGTCCTCGTCAATCTCCTCGGGGTCAACCTCTCGGGGCTGCTGACGCTTCGCTACATGGGCTATCGACCCAACAGCTGGTTCGAAATATCGACGGCACACACGAAGTTCGTCAAACAGGTCGCCGTCTTCGTCGCCGTCATCACCATCCTCTCGCTGTTTCTGGCCGGGACGACGTTCGCCTCGTATCAGGTCTCCGAGTTCGAAGGCACGGCAGCCGGAGAAGCCGAATCCGTCCTCGAGAGCGAAGACGCCCTCTCGTTGCTCGAGGTCGAGGTCGAAGTCCACGGCGGCGGCTTCCCGCTTGATCGCTCGCTCGATGCGACACAACAGATCGACGTCGTCATTATCGAAGTCGGTGGTCCACCGGGTGCATACGATGAGGGGGTCGTCACGACGCTCGAGGAACGGATTAACGCCCACACGAGCGGTGAAACCGAGGTACAGGTTCGATTCATCACGACCGGCGGCGCAGAACTCGATCAACCGACCGAAACTGACGACGATATTCCGGCGACGTAG
- the rnz gene encoding ribonuclease Z has protein sequence MPLRVTFLGTAGAVPTTERNPSGLYVAREGDELLFDAGEGTQRQMMRFGTGFSISNLFVTHLHGDHVLGIPGLLQTMAFNERDAPLTIHTPQGTRQSLRNLVTALDNSPSFPVHINEIGGGDVAYRADEYEVRVFNTDHDTRSVGYALVEDDRKGRFDREHAEELGVPVGPKFSRLHNGEAVELEDGTVVDPEQVVGEPRPGRTIVYTGDTRPTVETLEVADEPDLLIHDATFADDRAERAAKTAHSTARQAAEIANRAGADRLALVHLSSRYAGHVDDHLEQAREIADHEVIAPDDGDVLEIPFSNAE, from the coding sequence ATGCCACTACGCGTGACGTTTCTGGGGACGGCTGGGGCGGTGCCGACGACGGAGCGGAATCCAAGCGGACTCTACGTTGCCCGCGAGGGCGATGAGTTGCTGTTCGACGCCGGCGAAGGAACCCAGCGACAGATGATGCGGTTTGGAACCGGCTTTTCGATCTCAAATCTGTTTGTCACGCATCTCCACGGCGATCACGTCCTTGGAATTCCCGGCTTGCTCCAGACGATGGCGTTCAACGAACGCGACGCGCCGCTGACGATTCATACGCCACAGGGCACCCGACAGTCGCTCAGAAACCTCGTCACCGCACTGGACAACAGCCCCTCGTTTCCCGTGCACATCAACGAGATCGGCGGCGGCGATGTCGCCTACCGCGCCGACGAGTACGAGGTCCGCGTCTTCAACACTGACCACGACACCCGCTCGGTCGGCTACGCCCTCGTCGAGGACGACCGCAAGGGCCGCTTCGACCGCGAGCACGCCGAAGAACTCGGCGTCCCCGTCGGCCCGAAATTCTCGAGGCTCCACAACGGCGAGGCCGTCGAACTCGAGGACGGCACCGTCGTCGACCCCGAGCAGGTCGTCGGCGAGCCGCGGCCGGGCCGCACCATCGTCTACACGGGCGACACCCGCCCGACGGTCGAAACGCTCGAGGTCGCCGACGAACCCGACCTGCTGATTCACGACGCGACGTTCGCGGACGACCGGGCAGAGCGGGCCGCAAAAACGGCTCACTCGACGGCCAGACAGGCCGCCGAAATCGCCAATCGCGCCGGCGCGGACCGCCTCGCACTCGTCCATCTCTCCTCGCGCTACGCCGGCCACGTCGACGACCACCTCGAGCAGGCACGGGAAATCGCCGATCACGAGGTGATCGCCCCCGACGATGGCGACGTCCTCGAGATTCCGTTTTCCAACGCTGAGTAG